A stretch of DNA from Sphingomonas ginkgonis:
CGTTCCGCCGCGGCGACATCGTGGTGACCAGCGGCACCGGCGGACTCTACCCGCCGCTGGTTCCGGTCGCTCGGGTGGTCAAGCTGGACGACGACGGCGCCATCGCCCTGCCCCTCGCCGATCCCAGCCAGGTCAGCTTCGCGCTGGTCGAGCGACCATTCGAGGACGCCGCGCTGACCGCCGCCAACGAGAAGCCCTGATGGTCCGCGCGGCGCTCGGCACCGGGCGGATCGACCGGGGACCGCGCCGGCTCGCCACCTACTGGCCGGCGATCTCGGTCGTGCTCGCCTCGGCGCTCTCGCTGCTGCCGATCGTCACCCAGACCGGCTGGTTCCCCGATTTCGGGCTGGTCATGCTGCTGACCTGGCGGATGCTCCGGTCGGACGTCTGGCCGAGCTGGTGGGCGGGCCCGCTCGGCTTTGCCAACGACCTGCTGACCGCCAGCCCGATCGGCCTCTCGATCGCGCTGTGGACGGGGTGCATGCTGCTGCTCGACCTCAGCGATCGGCGCACCATGTGGCGCGACTATTGGCTCGAATGGGCGCTGGCGGCGCTGCTGCTGCTCGGCTCCGCCGCGTTCCGCTGGTGGATCGACGGCCTCGCCGGAAGCCATCTTCCGTTCACCCATTCCCTGCCATCGCTCGCCTTTTCCATTCTCGCCTTTCCGTTCGCG
This window harbors:
- the mreD gene encoding rod shape-determining protein MreD translates to MVRAALGTGRIDRGPRRLATYWPAISVVLASALSLLPIVTQTGWFPDFGLVMLLTWRMLRSDVWPSWWAGPLGFANDLLTASPIGLSIALWTGCMLLLDLSDRRTMWRDYWLEWALAALLLLGSAAFRWWIDGLAGSHLPFTHSLPSLAFSILAFPFAARLAGAIDRWRLGR